A window of Tachypleus tridentatus isolate NWPU-2018 chromosome 7, ASM421037v1, whole genome shotgun sequence genomic DNA:
ccacgactgaaaaggcgagcatgcctTATCCCATATAATTTTATTGGTCGTTTTTAAACAACATTGCCCGAAACGAAACCAAAACCTTCATCACATCTAAGCGTAATGAAGAATTAAAATGAATATCACATTTTCAAAAAGTGTAATTTAACGCCCAGTAAAAAAGGGGAAAAAGAACTTTGCCCAAGGCCACTCTGAAACTCGACTGTAAAATAAAAGGGcgtaatgttattaaaatatggttCCTTTAAGACTGAATTAATTAATTCGAGTGCATAAATATGAAACCATTttctttggaaaaacaaaaatggtTGGCTTgctaatttaaattttcttttgtaaaacataatCTATTTAAAATCAATTTCCGCTTTTATGTCAAACTCGATTGAACTATTAAACTATCAAGTAAGATACAGTTATAAATTATAGACACTGAAAAATCTGTCTTATGAAcatatgtcataaaaatgttagttGTCTGGTAAAACGTTTTCAGTTTTAAAGGACACTATAAGGTGattttttacaatgatatattcTACATTGAATTTTCAATATCGTTACActtattttagtatatatatatacacacacacacacattctgtgTATATGTGACTATATTAATGTTAATACGCGATTTAATCAGCACTATAAAAGAATAACGaggttaatgtaaaacaaaaacaactttataacatgacaaaaaaaaatcaaatctatCGTTCCATCTTCATTGTCATCTTTATTTAAGTCATAACGAATAACGTCTGCTTCCATAGCACTCAAACGTGTTGGGAATATTCCATCGATCAGACAAGATACAGACGTTTATGTAAACTAGTTATAAAGTGGGGAGAATCAGTTATATAGAGTAGAAGATGGATGCTTGAACCCACAACATCTCAACTACAACTGCTTTCTGTTATCAGTCAGTTGCGGAAAGGCAGTTACCCTTAATACTTACATAGCACCTTAACGTAGAACTTACTCACCCTAAAATTCTACAATACAAACTACCAACCTTCACctctttgtttgttaattattacgaaatataaatgttttaacaattccCTAGTCACCAGAGCAGAGAACTGATGTGGATGCCATCTACTGGATTCATCAATCAAAACAAGGGTAAAAAAAGTAGAGAGCGATACAGAGTGCACATGATTCTGACCAAAGAATGATCAGAGGTCAGAAAATGAGCAGATATTTATATCTTGACAACAAACATCAACAAAAATAACGATGTCCCATCTGTCTACACATGACACCCAAATGGATATCTTATATACTGTCGTATTCAGGGTCAAATATagcttatattttgtttctatgatGTCATCTCAAATTCGTATCGAATATATACGAAAACAAGGTCTGTACAAAATGAGTTAAGTTTTACGTCTTCAAACTGCTGTTTATGGAGAAcacatatattcaaaacaagtaactAACACTTATATTTGAACAATTTTTGCAATGGAAGGTGCTGTATACGATTCAAGTCACTCACATTCAAGTCCAGGGGTCCTCCCGCACCCTCTAAACACCTAGTTCCCATGCCATTGCACAATTATGTGAGACAAAAATTtctaatatcaaatatatatatgtataatcttATTATATATACGtctatgtagtttttattttcgGTTATTTGATTATATGAAAATCATTTCACTTTTTATAGGTCCCCCTAGACTCTTGTTAGAGGGGCGTGGTCTACAGAAGAAAGTTTTTGCAGGAACTGAAGCTCATCTTCCGTGCCCTGTTGCTGGTAACAAAGATTCCCTCGTTTTTGATTGGTACAAAGGCCACCAACTACTGACTAGTATTGATAACCATCGATACCACGTGACACATACAGGTACACTTGTGATACAAGGTGCCGCAATGGAAGACTCGGGTTTTTATGTATGCGAGGCATTCAATCATAAAGGGGAAGTTGAAGCTCACGTCCATCTTATGGTTCTTGGTAAGTTTGAGGACCTTATATCTTCACTAATCTCCTTTCTCACTCGATCTTCGTTTCCTTGCAAGACACTTTCGAATGTTTGCATGTAAATCTTTGTTATGATGAGTAGAAAATAGGGGGCGCAGGTTGGTCTTGTTGCAGCGTTCTGAGTTTCGAAGCTGACAAGCTGCGTTCGAATTCATGCAACACCATCATATATTTTTTGCGCTTTAAGCTGTaaatacgttataagagtgacagtcgtTTGTTGGTGGTAAGATTAGgctaactatctgccttccctctggtcaacAGCTCAAAATGTCAGAAAATGGTAAATAGTCTCAGTAGCTTTCCCATAAATACATAATACACGATTACCTAAGTCCAATTAGTAactcaattaatattttaatgtgactTGTTTAAGTAGGACTTAACCGAAGCTCTTTAGTGTGACGTCACAACGTGGTTTCTGTGCTATTCTTTCTTTGGTAGTATATTACTACGCAACACCAGTGAGATTTTTTTAATGGGATTATCAAATCGCAATTCAAACAACTTTCCAATATTAACTTGCAGCTTTATTGGacacattttgatatttattaaattaatacaatttggaggttaatattactattgttttgtAGAATACAGAGTACTGAGTAAAGATGTTATTACGAAGTCAATAATTAGATTCTAGGTTATttttcaaagaacagtggaaggtaaatcacagttgaaacatcaaaattttatttattgtatatttagtaTAAGATAAACTCAGTGAAAGCggttgagttcagcaaacagttaacaTTGTATATGTTCcccttttagtttagtaactacAGACGGTATTTTAGACATggttacaacatatttaatcaaagtatcctttgatattttattccaaatgtctctaatGCACTCGCATAAAGTTATTTGGAAGTAAATTTTGATCTGTCAAGTttctgatctatcaaatcccaaatCTGCTCAGTTGTGTTAATATCAGGGGGTATGTGGGGGCCATGaaatcatttgaatgactccagcagcttctttcttagttaCGTAATTTCTGCATAAGTTGGAAGAGTGTTTGTGGTCATTATCTACTTGGTAGTAAAAccatttaccaataatacaccAATAACTGGGTATACAGTGACGAATCAGCAGCTGACGGTACTTGCGCTGGCATTTATTcgatctattttgcaaatatctcctctCGTCTCAGCAAACAAAAATACCCCCAAAACATCACACTACCTCCCCCATACTTCATAGTAGGTGCTATGCACTGAGGTAGGTATCTCTCACCTTTCTTCAGCTCGACGTgcaacctacactttgaaccaaatatttcacgTCTGCAGCAACTAGTTGGAGAGTTCAACCAGCATTACGTAAAGATTTAATGTGAAATATCCGCTCTAATAACAATTCACTAAACATTTTGGGCGGTGACATGCAACAACAAAACTTAGTATATAAGTGTTAAACACTGGTcttataaaggtttatttgtggagtgttaataaattgatttcttctaccATATACCTGTTCCATATGCTAGCTCCTTAgtaacttctttctatatagcTAAGACACTACATGGGGCACTATGACAGTTATATCAGACCCTAACTTTGATCAGTATGTTCGTTCAAGCAGAACCATTATGACACACTCTTGGTACGAAAATGTGGGAATTACATATATTCAGATCCTGACTCATTTAGTTGTCAACATGAATTAGTGAAGCGTTACCGCAGTGTTggaatttacattttgtaatgtcaTGGTAGAATTAGCCCGTagaatggaaagaatgacaaaatattatctagtcctaacacttttgcacagtattgtAATCGTATGGTGACCAAACTTAAAATCACGTCAGTAGAAATCGAAG
This region includes:
- the LOC143257881 gene encoding peroxidasin homolog, producing the protein MDKTPFLLIAFHLCFKIYVHASHGPPRLLLEGRGLQKKVFAGTEAHLPCPVAGNKDSLVFDWYKGHQLLTSIDNHRYHVTHTGTLVIQGAAMEDSGFYVCEAFNHKGEVEAHVHLMVLGWCGN